GCTTATTAGAGAAGAAGTTCTTCAAGTAATCTGCATATAAAAACCTCTTAAACAATGGTGTAGTTTCAGGAGTAATCAGACTCGCCATCGGACCGATCTCTGCATCCAATCTAGGACTACAGAATGTGGCAATCGAAATTCTTTCGTTCACCGAGTCTACGACTGCTCTATGCTCTATGCTTTGATAAATTTCATTCGATAAAGCCTATAAAATCAACCACAATGAAAAAGatatattactatttttatttgaatattttaaagttataaaattacaatttctcTGAAAGAATTTAATGATAGATATTGtgagttatatatatatttaaattcattataatatctatttagatttagttttcATTATTAAATCCTGATGCATAAAATTATGCTATACGAGTTCGTATCAAATTTTTTCAAACCTACatagaatattaaaattttaaaatttaaatttaagtaaatttggtttaaattcgtATTTAgatcaaattattattaaaattaaatgttaaatcTCATCCAAACTAGATACAGTTGGGCGAATATGTACCCACACGCATGCACATGTCTAGCTACACGACACGATATATTCAATGTCAATGTAGCTATTTATAGTAAAACAGTTACGTACCTCAAACATGTCTCCAACGTTGATGACAAAAGCATCAGCGAGTGGTTGAATCGAAACCCATTTTCCATCCTTTTTAATTTGAAGTCCTTCGGTTTCGTTGGCTTGAAGAAGTATGGTGAATCCACTGGCATCTGAATGAGGAGATATGCCCACAACAAGCTCTGGTTGAGGACATGGAGGATAATAATTCAATCTTATTGACTGCCATCCCTCTGGTTCAAATACTCCCACTAGATCATCACTTGGTTCTATTCTTAGAGCTTTTGCCATTACATTCAATATTTTCATGCTAAGATTTTTCATTTCTTCTGAATAAGCTTCAAGGATAGTTCTAccataaaaagaataaatatcataaatagTTATTAGCATAGGAATTTATAATGGTTATTAAgaagtaaataaatattaaatttttagaattactaaattttcatattatttaggGGTATAATTGATCTTGAGGGTTtacaaattatcatttttttgttataCTTTGATGACCGAACTTTGATTCGCTTCAATTTGATTAATACTAaagtttaattgtttttatccTGATTAGTAAATTTTGATTTCATTTCAGCGGGAGATTTCCCAGTAAAATATACTTGCGTAGCGACCATATTTCACTTGTTATGTATACATAATTTGGTCAGAATACTCTTCGTTAAAATGATATTATAGATAAATGATAATTTCTTAGAAAAATACAAGCAAAAAACATTGAAATGTGGTAAAATCCAACTCTCCCTTATGCACTTTTGGCTAGAAACTTCCctttagattaaattaaaattttgttatcaaaataaaatgaatcaaaatttaatcatCAAAATACAATAAAAGAATAGTTTGGAAACCtccaaaataaattaacattaattattttaattatgaaacTCTTTTCTGAGTGATTTATAATCTAATTACGTTAGTTGTTAGTGTTGGTCGTTAGTGTTAAATGTTAAATCAGCCGAAACCACTGGATGCACCGATACTCGAAACCGATCTGATAGGAATTACCTTAATGGAAGGGGAAACTTAGGCATTAAATAGTCCTTCCTCAAATGGACTGGGAGAGAGGTGAGGTACAGCATATCACTCCAATCAAGCTTCTGTTCTTCAGATGCAACAAAAGTTTGGCCATACCCTTCAGATTCTCCATCTCTTACATCAAATTTCTTTTTCTCATCAGTCGGAAGATTAAAGAAATTTTTAGCTTCTAATTTCATTGTCTCCACCAATGACGAACTCACTCCATGGTTAATCAACTATGTGCATAAAAGTTAAAATCATTAatacttaattttaataatttgttaaaatagtTCAAATGACGTAAACGCTGAACAACATTCTGTTAGATCGTGGGTTTAATTACTCCCACAGACACTCCTCCTTCTCCGATtaccaaaaacaattaataaaaaaactcagatcttataaaatagtttaactttaaaatgctttaaaacggaaaatactaaaacaaaaaatatctataaaaacaaatttcttGTTTCATTGAATCATCATCGTTTGGAAAATAAGGTAGACACTCCCAAATCCGAATCCTATTTTGGAGAATTAGCAAAGAATATAGAAATTTCGTAAGGGTTTTGAAAAACATGAACAAAATATAGAACTCGATAGGTTTTCGTGCATACCTGAAAGAAACCCCAATCTTTACAAGCATTGTGAAACTTGTCCAACTCGGAGTCTTCAGAAAGCAACTTGTTCATGTCGATGACCGGAACCTGATCGGGCGAAGAAGAATTGGGTAGAAATGGAGAGTCCTGATCAGGTCTGACATATCTAGATGGAACTGTAGCCAATGATTTCTTAGCCAGGTCCTGAACATAAGGCACCGGTAGGGTTTTTCCTAAGGTTAACGTTTCAAATTTGGATTCCATTGGCAAGATTCTGAGAGAGATgatccaattttactctcttttATAGACACTCAATTCAATTAGCATTATAGTCAATTACTATATTTGTTAAAGTGTCATTTTCTTGTTATGAGAAACAGTTAAGATAAGGGGGTatggagtaatttttttttttttttgccagagataacaatatataaatatatataaaaagaaaggtCACCTCATGAAGATGATGAACCATTCTTAAgcagaaaaaataaaagtggactTCGCGACTACTAATTGAGCCATCCAAATACacattcgtttaacaaattaaatactAGTACGTGAGTAATTTGCTAAACGAACGGCAGCAACATCTAactataaaacttaaaaataaaaattacttacTGTTGGTAGCGACTAAGTGATATAAATATTACCTTAATTTTGTAGAGCGCAGAATTAAAGTGTCAGAATAATTGAGGAC
This window of the Mercurialis annua linkage group LG5, ddMerAnnu1.2, whole genome shotgun sequence genome carries:
- the LOC126680014 gene encoding codeine O-demethylase-like, which encodes MESKFETLTLGKTLPVPYVQDLAKKSLATVPSRYVRPDQDSPFLPNSSSPDQVPVIDMNKLLSEDSELDKFHNACKDWGFFQLINHGVSSSLVETMKLEAKNFFNLPTDEKKKFDVRDGESEGYGQTFVASEEQKLDWSDMLYLTSLPVHLRKDYLMPKFPLPLRTILEAYSEEMKNLSMKILNVMAKALRIEPSDDLVGVFEPEGWQSIRLNYYPPCPQPELVVGISPHSDASGFTILLQANETEGLQIKKDGKWVSIQPLADAFVINVGDMFEALSNEIYQSIEHRAVVDSVNERISIATFCSPRLDAEIGPMASLITPETTPLFKRFLYADYLKNFFSNKLDRKSQLDKFRVYPN